In Synergistaceae bacterium, a single genomic region encodes these proteins:
- a CDS encoding alpha/beta hydrolase — translation MIKILAALAIISCFASASMAKDSITDFTEDTRVFKIDSSIQVKKAHFHNRYGIDLTGDLYLPANFDASKKYPAVAVAGPFGAVKEQVSGLYAQEMAKAGYVALAFDPSFTGESGGAVRYVSSPEINTEDFSAAVDFLSVQSCVDPEKIGIIGVCGWGGIALNAAAADTRIKATVSSTMYNMSRIAANGYFDADNNEEARYNAKKAMNEQRTKDYQSGTYARAGGVVDPLPDDAPQFVKDYYAYYKTPRGYHKRSLNSNEGWNVTAGLALMNMPMLAFVEEIRSPVLLVHGEKAHSRYMSEDTIKRLKGDNKKLIIVPGASHCDLYDNLEKIPFNEIIAFMNNYVK, via the coding sequence ATGATAAAAATTTTAGCGGCACTTGCAATAATTTCGTGTTTTGCTTCAGCTTCTATGGCAAAAGATTCTATTACGGATTTTACGGAAGATACAAGAGTTTTCAAGATTGACTCAAGCATTCAGGTAAAGAAGGCACATTTTCATAACCGCTACGGAATTGATTTAACGGGAGATTTATATTTGCCTGCGAACTTTGACGCGTCGAAAAAATATCCTGCTGTTGCTGTAGCTGGTCCGTTTGGTGCAGTAAAGGAACAAGTTTCGGGACTCTATGCTCAGGAAATGGCGAAGGCTGGTTATGTTGCGCTTGCGTTCGATCCTTCATTCACGGGTGAAAGCGGCGGGGCAGTGCGTTATGTCTCATCACCTGAGATTAACACAGAAGATTTTTCTGCGGCTGTAGATTTTCTTTCCGTGCAAAGCTGTGTAGACCCTGAAAAAATCGGCATTATCGGCGTTTGCGGATGGGGCGGAATTGCTTTAAACGCTGCTGCGGCCGACACGAGAATAAAAGCTACTGTTTCATCAACTATGTACAACATGTCAAGAATCGCTGCTAACGGATATTTTGACGCTGATAACAACGAAGAAGCCCGTTACAACGCGAAAAAGGCCATGAACGAGCAGAGAACAAAAGATTATCAGTCAGGAACTTACGCGCGTGCAGGCGGAGTAGTTGATCCGTTGCCCGACGATGCACCCCAGTTCGTGAAAGATTATTACGCTTATTACAAGACTCCGAGAGGCTATCACAAACGCTCGCTTAATTCAAATGAAGGCTGGAACGTTACAGCAGGTTTAGCATTAATGAATATGCCCATGCTTGCATTTGTTGAAGAGATTCGCTCACCGGTTTTGCTTGTACACGGAGAAAAAGCGCACTCAAGATATATGAGCGAGGACACTATAAAGCGTCTCAAAGGCGATAACAAGAAATTAATTATCGTTCCCGGCGCGTCTCATTGTGATTTATATGACAATCTCGAAAAAATTCCGTTCAATGAGATTATAGCTTTCATGAATAACTACGTGAAATAA
- a CDS encoding LysR family transcriptional regulator gives MPLKFLSCYIVLLIEILHKLSQFAREMSNAYIVKLVMQKILYPEAIMELRTLKYFLEVAEQESLTKAAIRLHITQPTLSRQISQLEQETGKKLYIRGNYNIRLTEDGLLLKKRAQEIIELESKTLAELINSDQENITGTIYIGSGETAGVNYIGKILKSLRVNYPGVKYRMISGDAEDITDKLDKGLIDFGLFVGKVNLNKYDSLALPNSDKWGVIMRLDDNLAGKNFIVPEDLRGRELLFSHQAKSQGEFSEWLGFPVEELNIIGTHNLAFNASIMVREDLGLLVTIEGVITESDLKFVPLQPEIKAGLILAWKKESIFSKAAKKFLDSCSYSCV, from the coding sequence GTGCCGCTAAAATTTTTATCATGTTATATAGTCCTCCTGATTGAAATCTTGCATAAATTATCGCAATTTGCGCGTGAAATGTCTAATGCTTATATAGTAAAATTAGTTATGCAGAAAATTTTATATCCGGAGGCAATTATGGAATTAAGAACGCTGAAATATTTTCTCGAAGTAGCCGAGCAGGAGAGCTTGACAAAAGCAGCTATAAGACTCCACATAACGCAGCCGACTCTATCGCGCCAAATTTCACAGTTAGAGCAGGAAACCGGCAAGAAATTATACATTCGCGGAAATTATAATATCAGACTCACTGAAGACGGCCTATTACTCAAGAAACGCGCGCAAGAAATTATAGAACTCGAGTCAAAGACTTTAGCGGAGTTAATTAATTCAGATCAGGAAAATATAACAGGCACTATTTATATCGGATCAGGAGAAACCGCCGGAGTTAATTATATCGGCAAAATATTAAAATCTCTGCGCGTAAATTATCCGGGCGTAAAATATCGCATGATAAGCGGCGACGCAGAAGACATCACAGACAAATTAGACAAGGGGTTAATTGATTTCGGGCTGTTCGTGGGAAAAGTTAATCTCAACAAATATGACTCTCTTGCATTGCCAAATTCAGATAAATGGGGAGTAATTATGCGGCTTGATGATAATTTAGCGGGAAAAAATTTTATCGTTCCTGAAGACTTGCGCGGGCGGGAGCTTTTATTTTCACATCAGGCAAAATCACAGGGAGAGTTTTCAGAGTGGCTCGGCTTTCCTGTCGAAGAGTTAAATATTATCGGGACTCATAATTTAGCGTTCAATGCGTCAATAATGGTGCGTGAGGATCTTGGCCTACTTGTTACTATTGAGGGAGTTATCACAGAAAGCGATTTAAAATTTGTCCCGTTGCAACCTGAAATAAAAGCGGGGTTGATTCTTGCGTGGAAGAAAGAGTCTATTTTCTCGAAGGCTGCTAAAAAATTTCTT